In one Leptospiraceae bacterium genomic region, the following are encoded:
- a CDS encoding ATP-binding protein produces MNRYFNTSGPNHPWEHYTLMRPDLIAKGKDLVYKSRYFTIWAPRQTGKSTYFRLLADELEKEGYRVCYVNLENFRGSRQDEFFEFLNIHFVEFWQENLGITSFVDFTNKILLKKDKKFVFICDEIEGLNSDFLNQFLHTIRNVYHSRTNHSLKSVILVGVTNITGIIQDNASPFNIADELDVPYFTDEETVELLEQHENETGQVFADDVKRKISEITANQPGLVNGFARQLVERCSDKKEITLSDYLKVEDWYLTEAIDKNVANIINKASKHRKFVEELLFIERTIPFAIGRKAIKELYAAGLIKKDINGNVEFWVPLYKKRLFDEFFPYSNGEADRIAGNIPLYDIVLDEKKEFHLDKLIENYKEYIARRSFRPFREKDEVSGEYKSIPEAVMVYSFETYIQSFLQMINAKSYREAQASLGNTDILIHLYGKEYLIEVKVYRYDKQFQDGKKQLAYYCKSLGLNEGVYLVFVPNNILYPERAKEGVENIEGVAIKVFLVRYDEEKEFGIR; encoded by the coding sequence ATGAATCGCTATTTTAATACATCCGGTCCGAACCATCCCTGGGAGCATTATACATTGATGCGCCCCGACTTAATTGCAAAAGGAAAAGACCTTGTTTATAAGAGCCGATATTTTACTATATGGGCACCGAGACAGACCGGCAAAAGCACTTATTTTCGTTTACTTGCCGATGAACTGGAAAAAGAAGGGTATAGAGTTTGTTATGTCAATCTGGAGAACTTTAGAGGTTCCCGTCAAGATGAGTTTTTTGAATTTTTAAATATTCATTTTGTAGAGTTCTGGCAGGAGAATCTTGGGATTACATCTTTTGTAGACTTCACAAATAAAATCTTACTCAAGAAAGATAAGAAGTTTGTCTTTATCTGTGACGAAATTGAGGGCTTGAATTCCGACTTTCTCAATCAATTTTTACATACAATCCGTAATGTCTATCATTCCCGCACCAACCATTCTTTAAAATCCGTCATCCTTGTGGGAGTGACCAATATCACCGGAATCATTCAGGACAATGCCAGTCCTTTCAACATAGCCGATGAACTCGATGTGCCTTATTTTACCGATGAAGAAACTGTAGAACTTTTAGAACAACACGAAAACGAAACCGGGCAGGTCTTTGCAGATGACGTTAAGAGAAAGATAAGTGAAATTACCGCCAACCAGCCCGGACTTGTGAATGGCTTTGCCCGTCAGCTTGTAGAACGTTGTTCCGACAAGAAAGAAATAACACTAAGCGATTATCTAAAAGTAGAGGACTGGTATCTCACCGAAGCCATTGATAAAAATGTAGCTAATATTATAAACAAAGCCAGTAAGCATAGAAAATTCGTGGAAGAACTGTTGTTTATCGAAAGAACGATTCCATTTGCTATCGGTCGGAAGGCAATAAAAGAATTATACGCAGCTGGTTTAATTAAAAAAGACATCAACGGAAATGTTGAGTTCTGGGTTCCATTATATAAAAAAAGATTGTTTGATGAGTTCTTTCCCTATTCCAACGGAGAAGCAGATCGCATTGCGGGTAATATTCCATTATACGACATTGTATTGGATGAAAAGAAAGAATTTCATCTCGATAAGTTAATTGAGAATTACAAAGAATACATTGCCCGCAGGAGCTTTCGTCCCTTTCGGGAAAAAGACGAGGTAAGCGGAGAATACAAGTCTATCCCCGAAGCGGTGATGGTGTATAGCTTTGAAACCTATATTCAATCTTTCTTACAGATGATAAACGCCAAAAGCTACCGTGAAGCCCAGGCTTCCTTAGGAAATACAGATATACTTATCCATCTCTACGGCAAAGAATATTTGATTGAAGTAAAAGTTTATCGCTATGATAAGCAGTTTCAGGATGGGAAGAAACAGTTGGCTTACTACTGCAAGTCACTCGGCTTAAACGAAGGTGTTTATCTGGTCTTTGTTCCGAATAACATTCTCTATCCCGAACGAGCCAAAGAAGGCGTGGAGAACATTGAGGGGGTGGCAATCAAAGTTTTTCTTGTGCGCTATGATGAAGAGAAAGAGTTCGGGATTCGGTGA
- a CDS encoding transposase — protein MPAKNELHARVDLSADGLYQTIREEFSKIPDHRVNPSISLTDALMSAFAIFSQKNASLLEFEREKVKNKNLQSIYKIQEIPSDTQMREIVDEVSTGAFRKIYKNLFSKLQRGKVLESYRVLDDYYILSGDGTGFFSSEKIHCKSCLVKNKKSGTLYQHMMYGACIVHPDKKEVIPLMFEPITNEDGKTKNDCELNASKRFIEDFRREHPHLKTIFVEDSLFSNAPHIELLKEKNLSFIIGAKEKNHKHLYNQLDKLQELKKTEQFCIEKDRFSHYFSFTNQISLNETSELKVNVLEYKQVDKKEHMIAFSWVTDIEITKENAYELMRIARARWKIENETFNTLKNQGYHFEHNYGHGSKNLSNNFATLMILAFLVDQIQQSSCALFRKALGTFHAKRLFWQKIRNLFEIFEFSSMEQLFQAIAYGFKANISIGENSS, from the coding sequence ATGCCAGCCAAAAACGAGTTACACGCACGGGTAGATTTATCAGCAGATGGACTTTATCAAACAATTCGGGAAGAATTTTCTAAAATCCCGGACCACAGAGTCAATCCTTCGATTTCCCTAACAGATGCTTTGATGTCAGCCTTTGCTATCTTTTCTCAAAAGAACGCATCGCTTCTTGAGTTTGAAAGAGAAAAAGTGAAGAATAAAAATCTTCAAAGTATATACAAGATTCAAGAGATACCCTCTGACACTCAAATGAGAGAAATTGTTGATGAAGTTTCAACAGGAGCTTTCAGGAAAATATATAAAAACCTTTTTTCAAAACTTCAGCGTGGCAAGGTTCTCGAATCTTATCGTGTCCTTGATGATTATTATATTCTTTCCGGAGACGGAACCGGATTCTTCTCCTCAGAGAAAATTCATTGTAAATCCTGTCTTGTAAAGAATAAGAAAAGTGGAACTCTCTACCAGCATATGATGTATGGTGCCTGTATTGTGCATCCGGATAAGAAAGAAGTTATCCCTCTTATGTTTGAACCTATTACAAACGAAGATGGGAAAACAAAAAATGACTGTGAGTTAAACGCCTCTAAACGATTTATTGAAGATTTTAGAAGAGAGCATCCTCATTTAAAAACAATATTTGTAGAGGATTCTCTGTTTTCAAATGCTCCCCACATTGAATTACTGAAAGAGAAGAATCTATCCTTTATCATAGGTGCAAAAGAAAAAAATCACAAACACCTTTACAATCAACTTGATAAGCTACAGGAATTAAAAAAGACAGAGCAATTCTGTATAGAGAAAGATAGATTTTCTCATTACTTTTCTTTTACAAACCAAATTTCTTTAAATGAGACTTCAGAACTCAAAGTCAATGTTCTTGAGTATAAGCAGGTTGATAAAAAAGAGCATATGATTGCTTTTAGCTGGGTTACAGATATTGAAATTACAAAAGAAAATGCTTATGAATTGATGCGAATCGCGAGAGCACGATGGAAGATAGAAAATGAAACCTTCAATACTCTGAAAAATCAGGGTTATCACTTTGAACACAATTATGGACATGGCAGTAAGAATTTGTCTAATAACTTTGCAACTCTTATGATACTTGCTTTTCTTGTAGATCAGATCCAACAATCAAGCTGTGCATTATTTCGAAAAGCACTTGGAACTTTTCATGCAAAAAGATTGTTCTGGCAAAAGATAAGAAACTTGTTTGAAATATTTGAATTTTCATCTATGGAGCAACTATTCCAGGCTATTGCTTATGGATTTAAAGCAAATATTTCTATAGGAGAAAATTCATCATAG
- a CDS encoding response regulator, with protein sequence MELILAIDGEHRSLIELESMLRGLRFRIVATDDYEKGIYYSRSGSPDIILLGLSMERRESIECIVNLKKEAISSDIPILGMFSNKNEMFINKIKRFGLNDFFLKPPEKKTLLKLIAENLKLSKEKEAKSILERRTHILVEQPTNDRTSIAFKSGLLKYVFPEIRTVFNAEFLNSIMQDKICLDLRDIPNLETRELSILELLVSTFGEKKISVVAGKHIGLILTQTNLDERVNLFMTTDEYETFLKSNI encoded by the coding sequence ATGGAACTAATACTGGCTATAGATGGAGAGCATCGTTCGCTTATTGAATTGGAAAGTATGCTCAGGGGACTTCGGTTCCGAATTGTTGCAACAGATGACTACGAAAAAGGAATCTACTACAGCCGTTCGGGTTCCCCGGATATTATTCTTCTGGGTCTCAGCATGGAAAGGCGAGAATCTATAGAATGTATCGTTAACCTGAAAAAAGAAGCCATTTCCAGCGATATTCCAATTCTTGGAATGTTTTCCAATAAGAATGAAATGTTTATAAATAAAATAAAACGTTTCGGTCTGAATGATTTTTTTTTAAAACCCCCGGAGAAAAAAACTCTCCTGAAACTAATAGCCGAAAACCTGAAGCTTTCTAAAGAAAAGGAAGCCAAATCAATTTTAGAAAGAAGAACCCACATTCTTGTGGAACAACCCACAAACGACAGAACCAGCATTGCTTTTAAATCGGGACTTTTAAAATATGTTTTTCCGGAAATACGCACAGTTTTTAATGCAGAATTTCTAAATAGCATCATGCAGGATAAAATCTGTCTGGACTTGCGTGATATACCTAACCTGGAAACGCGGGAGCTGAGTATTCTTGAACTCCTTGTCTCAACCTTTGGAGAAAAAAAAATTTCTGTAGTCGCCGGAAAACACATAGGACTTATTCTAACTCAAACCAACCTGGATGAAAGGGTGAATCTTTTCATGACCACAGATGAATATGAAACATTTTTAAAAAGTAATATTTAA
- the fliG gene encoding flagellar motor switch protein FliG, with product MLSKKTTLTGRQKAAVFLIAVGSEVSTEVFKHLREDEIEQITFEIARLDKITPEDKEKVLIEFNELMMAQGFITNGGIDFARSLLEKALGNQKAIDIINRLTSSLQVRPFDFVRRTDPAQLLNFIQGEHPQTIALILSYLDPNKAAQILSSLQHTIQADVAKRVATMDRVSPDVLREVERVLERKLSTLASEDYTTAGGIDSVVEILNNVDRGTEKTIIEALEEEDPELAEEIKKRMFVFEDIVLLDDRAIQKVMREVDNQELAKALKSVDSEVQDKIFKNMSKRAAQLLREDMDFMGPVRLKDVEDAQQKIVNIIRKLEEAGEIVVARSGEDELIV from the coding sequence ATGCTAAGTAAAAAAACCACACTCACCGGGCGGCAAAAAGCTGCTGTATTTTTGATAGCAGTAGGTAGTGAAGTCTCAACAGAAGTCTTCAAGCATCTCAGGGAAGATGAAATCGAGCAGATAACCTTTGAAATTGCGCGATTAGATAAAATTACTCCGGAAGACAAAGAAAAAGTCCTGATTGAATTCAACGAACTCATGATGGCACAGGGCTTCATTACCAATGGTGGTATTGATTTTGCCCGCTCTCTTCTGGAAAAAGCCCTCGGAAACCAGAAAGCGATTGATATTATCAACCGCTTAACCTCTTCTTTGCAGGTCCGACCTTTCGACTTTGTGAGAAGAACAGATCCGGCCCAGTTATTAAACTTTATACAGGGTGAACACCCTCAGACTATCGCCCTCATTTTATCCTATCTGGATCCTAATAAAGCCGCTCAGATTCTCTCTTCTTTGCAGCATACGATCCAGGCAGACGTGGCAAAACGGGTTGCAACCATGGACAGGGTGAGTCCGGATGTGCTTCGAGAAGTAGAAAGAGTTCTGGAACGAAAACTTTCTACCCTTGCTTCGGAAGACTATACTACAGCGGGTGGTATCGATTCGGTAGTGGAAATTCTGAACAACGTTGACCGGGGAACTGAGAAAACCATTATTGAAGCCCTCGAAGAAGAAGACCCGGAATTGGCCGAAGAAATCAAGAAACGGATGTTCGTGTTCGAAGACATTGTCCTCTTAGATGACCGTGCTATCCAAAAAGTAATGCGCGAAGTCGACAACCAGGAACTTGCCAAAGCCCTGAAATCGGTGGATAGCGAGGTACAGGATAAGATCTTCAAGAACATGTCCAAACGTGCCGCCCAGCTTTTACGGGAAGATATGGACTTCATGGGTCCTGTACGCTTAAAAGATGTGGAAGATGCCCAGCAGAAAATTGTAAACATTATTCGGAAACTGGAAGAAGCCGGAGAAATCGTGGTGGCCAGATCCGGAGAAGACGAACTTATTGTTTAA
- a CDS encoding ATP-dependent Clp protease adaptor ClpS: protein MGSASIAEIEVQEQVKSRNTGGPWNVVLWDDDFHTYDYVITMLVDVCQMTVEKAFKHALQVDTEKKTIVFSGEFEHAEHVHDLIINYGPDPRMIDSKGSMTATLEQT, encoded by the coding sequence ATGGGTTCAGCTTCAATAGCAGAAATCGAAGTTCAAGAACAGGTGAAAAGCCGCAACACCGGAGGACCCTGGAATGTAGTCCTCTGGGATGACGATTTTCATACCTATGATTATGTTATAACTATGCTTGTCGATGTTTGTCAAATGACCGTTGAAAAAGCTTTTAAGCACGCTTTACAGGTCGATACAGAAAAAAAAACAATCGTTTTTAGCGGAGAGTTTGAACACGCCGAGCATGTTCATGATCTAATCATCAATTACGGTCCGGATCCAAGGATGATAGATTCTAAGGGTTCGATGACAGCTACCCTCGAACAAACTTGA
- a CDS encoding 1-acyl-sn-glycerol-3-phosphate acyltransferase — MKPFIPANQNLLLNWTAELLFPTLLKSMHNINEIVISEEDKKLLRNHKDERVLLFTNHPTTAEPPIVFQLSNIMGSRFKYMASRQVFDWGFGLVGQVISNIGAFSVIAGIADRDSMKASRQALADKGGKLVLFPEGEPTSGENDNLMPFQSGLAQLSFWALEDARKIEKGADINILPAFIKYVVDATEKEILRDLDESISRIERKYSIKHWDKNILRRFLTVGRYLLEDAEHEYKILAPRQHDFNYRIGRVRHAILDNIADRLNMKNYKKDEDAIHKLRQIFALIEMISINYPDPKLPKINSQELEWAKREAIKAFDMIVIKRDYLISYPSPERFYEWLARYESYVFGKTPRAIGGEASHLPRKAYIKFANHFKLSEYYPQYKENRKQAMETMLERLRVDIQSLLDEMMQLTRPIIAPYDVGDDMIE; from the coding sequence ATGAAACCATTTATACCTGCAAATCAGAACCTATTACTAAACTGGACCGCTGAATTACTTTTTCCAACCCTGCTGAAATCCATGCACAACATCAACGAAATCGTTATCAGCGAAGAAGATAAAAAACTACTCAGAAACCATAAAGATGAAAGGGTTTTACTTTTCACCAATCACCCGACGACAGCCGAACCACCTATCGTGTTTCAGCTTTCGAATATTATGGGTTCCAGATTTAAATATATGGCTTCTCGCCAGGTTTTCGACTGGGGTTTCGGCCTTGTCGGTCAGGTAATTTCAAATATTGGTGCCTTTTCAGTTATTGCAGGTATCGCAGACAGGGATTCCATGAAAGCCTCCCGTCAGGCCCTGGCAGATAAAGGCGGAAAACTGGTTCTTTTCCCGGAAGGAGAACCTACCAGCGGAGAGAATGATAACCTTATGCCCTTTCAATCCGGCCTGGCCCAACTTAGTTTCTGGGCCTTAGAAGATGCCCGGAAAATAGAGAAAGGTGCAGATATCAACATTCTGCCGGCTTTTATTAAATACGTGGTAGACGCTACCGAAAAAGAAATTCTGAGGGACCTGGATGAATCCATTTCCAGAATAGAACGAAAATACTCCATAAAGCACTGGGATAAAAATATACTGCGTCGTTTTCTTACAGTAGGGCGTTATCTTCTGGAGGACGCAGAACACGAATATAAAATTCTCGCTCCGAGGCAGCATGATTTTAATTACCGAATCGGAAGGGTTCGACACGCAATTCTGGATAATATTGCAGACAGACTTAATATGAAAAACTATAAAAAGGATGAGGATGCTATCCACAAACTCAGACAAATTTTCGCTCTAATTGAAATGATTTCTATTAATTATCCGGATCCCAAGTTACCTAAAATCAATTCCCAGGAATTAGAATGGGCCAAGAGAGAAGCCATTAAAGCCTTTGATATGATTGTAATAAAAAGAGATTACCTCATTTCTTATCCTTCACCTGAAAGGTTTTATGAATGGTTAGCTCGCTACGAATCCTATGTTTTTGGCAAAACACCAAGAGCGATAGGTGGAGAAGCTTCTCATCTCCCCAGAAAGGCCTATATAAAATTTGCCAATCACTTTAAATTATCTGAATACTATCCACAGTACAAAGAAAATAGAAAGCAGGCCATGGAAACTATGCTCGAAAGGTTGAGAGTAGATATACAGTCCCTTTTAGATGAAATGATGCAGCTGACCCGACCTATCATCGCTCCGTACGATGTAGGGGATGACATGATTGAGTAA
- a CDS encoding rhomboid family intramembrane serine protease, translating to MGESEFEYRPSPTTGKSIFKPIQWILAINILVYFIQIYTKESELGLSYFESFFALRPRLFFSGMYWQVFSYGFLHASGGLFSFFHIFMNMYAFYILGMQIEPHIGRLKLFSLYFLAQLGGGLFIILHSGFVNYLASLSIFEEGMIQNGYYLQDGSFINIDLIPTVGASGAVFGLLAVFGFLYPQKEVFLFFIGMRAKYAVFAAIAIGVILEKFFDVRLSNAGHLGGALVGIVFFKLFVRKEASFLTREDLDELLKVAIEENINSGLEEDGIDKQIRYNMVIDKQVNELSSREEKEKFLEVLQVEDANICPPPTFSAKDEFCMKCEWFANCKMREIRNLTDKK from the coding sequence ATGGGCGAATCAGAATTCGAATACAGGCCCTCCCCTACAACCGGAAAATCCATTTTCAAACCAATCCAATGGATCCTTGCTATCAATATCCTGGTTTATTTCATCCAGATTTATACAAAGGAATCCGAGCTGGGTTTGAGTTATTTTGAAAGTTTTTTTGCTCTGAGGCCCAGGCTCTTTTTTTCCGGAATGTACTGGCAGGTTTTTTCTTATGGCTTCCTGCATGCCAGTGGTGGGCTTTTTTCCTTTTTTCATATCTTTATGAATATGTATGCTTTTTATATTCTGGGTATGCAAATCGAACCCCATATAGGACGCTTAAAGCTCTTCAGTCTCTACTTCCTGGCCCAGTTGGGAGGAGGACTCTTTATCATTCTTCATTCGGGTTTTGTGAACTATTTAGCTTCTTTATCTATTTTCGAGGAAGGAATGATTCAGAACGGATACTACCTTCAGGATGGAAGTTTTATAAACATCGACCTGATTCCTACTGTAGGAGCCAGCGGGGCTGTATTTGGATTACTGGCTGTATTTGGATTTTTATATCCGCAGAAAGAAGTGTTTCTATTTTTTATTGGCATGAGAGCTAAATATGCAGTGTTTGCGGCTATTGCTATCGGCGTTATTTTAGAAAAATTTTTTGATGTAAGGTTAAGCAATGCCGGACACCTCGGCGGAGCGCTTGTAGGAATTGTTTTTTTTAAATTATTTGTTCGTAAAGAAGCCAGTTTTCTTACCAGGGAAGACCTTGATGAACTTTTAAAAGTAGCTATCGAAGAAAATATAAACTCCGGTCTTGAAGAAGATGGAATCGATAAGCAGATTCGTTATAATATGGTAATTGATAAACAGGTAAATGAACTTTCCTCTCGGGAGGAAAAAGAGAAATTTCTTGAAGTTTTACAGGTGGAAGATGCCAATATTTGTCCCCCTCCAACTTTTAGTGCAAAGGATGAATTTTGTATGAAGTGCGAGTGGTTTGCAAATTGTAAAATGAGAGAAATTAGGAATTTAACTGATAAAAAATAG
- a CDS encoding pectinacetylesterase — translation MKTISLLIFSFFFFFSCVNKQEEKKKEQKENLKTAAAIIIHDIYSTPYSKVIPVSGTMSFSPTTGSKGSKTFSYNPSCSGVPGNEQFYFFEKKVEGSKNLLINFMGGGACWDAKNCFGTNTVTYFNQLSRLNEVVIKYFAFGVFNDSQADNPLRSYNKIFIPYCTGDIHWGSNDTEYTHPSTGEKITLKHRGFDNFLATLDYIIKNYPSSNIEKIVVMGQSAGGYGAIFNYPYIREKYSNSKFYLLSDASNGVTSASFNKSYLDKWNALKNIPDWISGINSTTFTSISMGTVFKSIAENYSSDRISQYTTMFDGNQRYFYNVMLTIDSGKAYEDTKAMWGSSEGINVPDSISCDWKSKMLSNINTANAAISDNYRYYIAPGDVHTITTDDTMFTVSSGTNNSVKFTDWLNAMLTDSSDWVNTKCSSCNPPASTENKLSALCP, via the coding sequence ATGAAAACAATCTCCCTGCTGATATTTAGTTTTTTTTTCTTTTTTAGCTGTGTGAATAAACAGGAAGAGAAAAAAAAAGAACAGAAAGAGAATTTGAAAACGGCTGCTGCAATTATCATTCATGATATTTATAGTACACCCTACAGTAAAGTTATTCCGGTTTCCGGAACCATGAGTTTTTCACCTACTACGGGAAGCAAGGGAAGTAAAACCTTTTCTTATAATCCCTCCTGCTCCGGTGTACCCGGGAATGAACAGTTTTATTTCTTTGAAAAAAAAGTAGAAGGCAGTAAAAACTTGTTAATCAACTTTATGGGAGGAGGAGCCTGTTGGGACGCAAAAAACTGTTTCGGAACCAATACGGTGACTTATTTTAATCAGCTATCCAGATTAAATGAAGTAGTGATTAAATATTTTGCTTTTGGGGTATTTAATGATTCGCAGGCAGATAATCCTCTTCGCTCCTATAACAAAATTTTTATTCCTTATTGTACGGGCGATATACACTGGGGCTCAAATGATACGGAATATACCCATCCGAGTACCGGAGAAAAAATTACCTTAAAACACAGGGGCTTCGATAACTTCTTAGCTACCCTGGATTATATTATTAAAAATTATCCTTCTTCTAATATTGAAAAAATTGTAGTGATGGGTCAGAGTGCCGGAGGATACGGAGCTATATTTAATTATCCTTATATTCGAGAAAAATATAGTAACTCAAAGTTTTACCTTCTTTCCGATGCTTCTAATGGTGTAACATCAGCTTCTTTTAACAAAAGTTACCTGGATAAATGGAATGCACTCAAGAATATTCCTGATTGGATTAGCGGTATAAATTCAACAACATTTACCAGTATCAGTATGGGAACTGTTTTTAAGAGTATTGCCGAAAACTATTCTTCTGACAGAATTTCTCAGTATACAACGATGTTTGATGGAAATCAGCGATATTTTTATAATGTAATGCTAACGATTGATAGTGGTAAAGCCTATGAGGATACAAAAGCCATGTGGGGTTCGTCAGAGGGTATAAATGTTCCTGATTCCATTTCCTGTGATTGGAAGAGTAAAATGTTGAGTAATATTAACACGGCAAATGCGGCTATTTCCGACAATTATCGATATTATATTGCTCCCGGAGACGTACATACGATTACAACAGATGACACCATGTTTACGGTGAGTTCAGGTACTAATAACTCGGTTAAATTTACAGACTGGTTGAACGCAATGCTTACCGATAGTTCGGATTGGGTAAATACAAAGTGCAGTTCTTGCAATCCTCCCGCCAGTACGGAAAATAAACTTTCTGCTCTTTGTCCCTGA
- a CDS encoding amino acid permease translates to MKAKFGLFTAISIVIANMVGTGVFTTLGFQANDLGDSFPILALWFIGGFIALCGALSYGELGAAFPRSGGEYNYLGSIYHPSLGFLAGWVSATVGFSAPIALAAIAFERYSLSSFPFLKGVPLAILALVLISLVHAFHKNIGKNFQNIFFVIKLLLILLLIILGLNIEPTSSSIKDSTFNYSKIFSSSFAVSLIYVSYAYSGWNASTYLAGEIREPEKNVLFSVLIGTGLVMLLYFLLNYAFLYQLSIPEVKGKIEIGFLFSEKLFGEKGGRIMSMIISLLLISSMSSLIMVGSRILKVMGEDYPSFRLLSKENASGAPYIAILLQAVIVTFLILSSSFEKVLAFTSFTLTAITVLAVAGIFVLRKKNVEYHYHYRTKFFPITPLIFIGMNLWMMLYLLIYKTGESLAGLLLLLSGLVVYYFVRNKKDK, encoded by the coding sequence TTGAAAGCAAAATTTGGATTATTCACGGCTATCAGTATAGTCATTGCTAATATGGTTGGTACGGGGGTATTTACTACCCTTGGTTTTCAGGCAAATGATCTGGGAGACAGTTTTCCGATTCTTGCTCTATGGTTTATAGGAGGCTTCATTGCTCTTTGTGGAGCCTTAAGTTACGGGGAACTGGGGGCAGCTTTTCCCCGTTCGGGTGGAGAGTATAATTATCTCGGTTCTATTTATCACCCGTCTCTGGGTTTTCTTGCCGGCTGGGTTTCAGCAACAGTAGGCTTTTCTGCCCCTATTGCTCTTGCTGCTATTGCCTTTGAAAGGTATTCTTTAAGTTCTTTTCCTTTCCTCAAAGGTGTACCACTTGCTATTTTAGCCCTTGTTCTAATCTCTTTAGTTCATGCCTTTCATAAGAATATAGGTAAAAACTTTCAAAACATTTTTTTTGTTATCAAACTGTTACTAATTCTTCTTTTAATTATCCTCGGTTTAAATATAGAACCAACTTCTTCCTCTATAAAAGATAGTACATTTAATTATTCTAAAATTTTCAGCTCCTCTTTTGCTGTATCTCTTATTTATGTATCCTACGCCTATTCCGGATGGAATGCTTCTACCTATCTTGCAGGAGAAATACGGGAGCCGGAAAAAAATGTTTTATTTTCTGTTTTGATAGGCACAGGACTTGTTATGCTTTTATATTTCTTATTGAATTACGCTTTTCTTTACCAGCTTTCAATTCCAGAAGTAAAAGGAAAAATAGAAATAGGTTTTTTATTTTCAGAGAAGTTATTCGGGGAGAAGGGAGGAAGGATTATGAGCATGATTATTTCTTTGCTTTTAATCTCTTCAATGAGTTCTCTTATTATGGTAGGCTCAAGAATTTTGAAAGTTATGGGGGAAGATTATCCTTCCTTTCGCTTATTAAGTAAAGAAAATGCGAGCGGTGCTCCTTATATTGCGATCCTACTTCAAGCTGTAATCGTCACCTTTTTGATTTTGAGTTCGAGTTTTGAAAAAGTATTGGCTTTTACTTCCTTTACCCTAACGGCTATCACGGTTCTTGCTGTTGCTGGAATATTCGTATTGAGGAAAAAAAATGTAGAATACCATTATCATTATAGAACCAAATTCTTTCCCATTACTCCTCTTATTTTTATAGGGATGAATCTCTGGATGATGTTATATCTACTGATATATAAAACAGGTGAATCACTTGCCGGGCTTTTGCTTCTTCTCAGCGGTTTAGTTGTTTACTATTTTGTCAGAAATAAAAAAGATAAATAA